From one Flavobacterium sp. N502536 genomic stretch:
- a CDS encoding tetratricopeptide repeat protein → MSAQIFSCIKRTFALLFLPVALSAQVKGTDAADNVTRYYYDDHVVSVQIWYGPDNNPDSTKTYYPNGKLNEVFYYDEKGLKDSDCFQYNQQGEKLVTWNFSHGKQISRTDHKLPFTKDREETVKKALKLLTEINVKTNYNPTKVNDMYNRGVLSVSLGNITLALEDLKKVEYAVDKDPKNKSIALADSLEQKKDLFRSKLYDRLAFLYASREMDNFAIQYYHKAIKSAPDDLRILYNFASLLQRRKIDDLARFYLEKIIAVKPDHPYARWGLARLYSDSGEYEKAMENVALAFVSEKVITEQTSAYGGRDLRTVRGLLYHKLGESEKGIADLKSVLERDKNNSYAMKNLGIIYLDQHKYKKACEWFQKAKELNYSLVYDETDLPSLLESACQNTRSDIAITKKPFVFPNPAKTVISIQDFDAESFDYEFFNFESVTVLKGKSTDGKIDISTLSSGFYVLKVTTADSTVTFRVIKE, encoded by the coding sequence TTGAGCGCACAAATTTTCAGCTGTATAAAAAGAACCTTTGCCCTGTTGTTTTTGCCTGTTGCCTTATCAGCTCAGGTAAAAGGTACGGATGCCGCTGATAATGTTACTCGTTATTATTATGACGATCATGTCGTTTCGGTACAAATTTGGTACGGACCAGATAACAATCCGGACAGTACCAAAACCTATTATCCGAATGGAAAATTAAATGAGGTTTTTTATTATGACGAAAAAGGTCTAAAAGATTCCGATTGTTTTCAGTACAACCAACAAGGAGAGAAATTAGTCACCTGGAATTTTTCGCATGGAAAACAAATAAGCAGAACCGATCATAAACTGCCGTTTACTAAAGACAGGGAAGAAACGGTAAAAAAGGCTCTTAAGCTGCTTACCGAAATCAATGTTAAAACCAATTACAATCCCACAAAAGTTAATGATATGTACAATCGCGGTGTGTTAAGCGTGAGTCTTGGCAATATTACTTTGGCTCTTGAAGATTTGAAAAAGGTAGAATATGCGGTTGATAAAGATCCGAAAAATAAAAGTATCGCTCTGGCCGATTCATTAGAACAAAAAAAGGATCTGTTTAGAAGCAAACTGTATGACCGTTTAGCATTTCTTTATGCTTCGCGTGAAATGGATAATTTTGCGATTCAGTATTACCATAAAGCAATAAAGAGTGCTCCCGACGATTTGCGTATTCTGTACAACTTTGCGTCATTGCTTCAACGCAGAAAGATAGACGATCTGGCACGTTTTTATTTGGAGAAAATCATAGCGGTAAAACCGGATCACCCATACGCAAGATGGGGACTTGCACGACTGTACAGCGATAGCGGAGAATATGAGAAAGCAATGGAAAATGTTGCCTTAGCTTTTGTATCTGAAAAAGTAATTACCGAACAAACTTCGGCCTACGGAGGCAGAGATTTAAGAACTGTCCGCGGTTTATTGTATCATAAATTAGGAGAATCAGAGAAAGGAATTGCCGATTTGAAATCGGTATTAGAAAGAGACAAAAACAATTCGTATGCCATGAAAAATCTCGGCATCATTTATCTGGATCAGCATAAGTACAAAAAAGCCTGCGAATGGTTTCAGAAAGCAAAAGAACTCAATTATAGTTTAGTGTATGACGAAACAGATTTGCCCTCTTTATTAGAAAGCGCGTGCCAGAATACCCGGTCGGATATTGCAATTACCAAAAAGCCTTTTGTTTTTCCGAATCCTGCAAAAACGGTGATTTCAATACAAGATTTTGATGCCGAAAGCTTCGATTATGAGTTTTTTAATTTTGAATCTGTTACCGTTTTAAAAGGCAAAAGTACTGATGGAAAAATAGATATTTCGACTTTATCTTCCGGATTTTATGTGCTGAAAGTGACTACAGCAGATTCGACAGTAACTTTTAGGGTGATTAAAGAGTAA
- a CDS encoding YdeI/OmpD-associated family protein translates to MTPTFFDTQEKFRTWLEKHHQKETELLVGFYKVSSKKPCMSWSESVDQALCFGWIDGIRKSIDNESYTIRFTPRKKSSIWSAINIKKIEDLTKAGLMMPEGQKAFEFRSEERSKIYSHETAPSVLSPEFEKQFKAHPTAWEYFDNQAPSYKKVMIHWIMTAKQEKTRLSRLEKAIQISEEQKRML, encoded by the coding sequence ATGACACCAACCTTCTTCGATACCCAGGAAAAATTCAGAACATGGTTAGAAAAACATCATCAAAAAGAAACCGAACTTTTAGTTGGTTTTTATAAGGTGAGCAGTAAAAAACCGTGTATGTCGTGGTCAGAATCGGTAGATCAGGCGCTATGTTTTGGCTGGATCGACGGCATTCGAAAATCGATCGATAATGAAAGTTATACGATACGGTTTACGCCCCGAAAGAAATCCAGTATCTGGAGCGCCATCAACATCAAAAAAATCGAAGACCTCACCAAAGCCGGACTCATGATGCCCGAAGGTCAAAAAGCTTTTGAATTTAGATCTGAAGAAAGATCCAAAATTTATTCGCACGAAACTGCCCCTTCAGTTCTTAGTCCCGAATTTGAGAAACAGTTTAAAGCACACCCAACTGCCTGGGAATATTTTGATAACCAAGCGCCCTCGTACAAAAAAGTAATGATTCACTGGATTATGACTGCCAAGCAGGAAAAAACCAGGCTTTCGAGATTAGAGAAAGCCATACAAATAAGTGAAGAACAAAAACGAATGTTATAA
- a CDS encoding PhzF family phenazine biosynthesis protein — MKGRTALEYYVLDVFSNKSYKGNPLSVVFTDGNLDIETYKDIAKEFGYSETSFVYYSKDQKALNVRSFTPIGFEIDGAGHNLLGAVCGALLKEIPIFEEQDEHNRFVIMKNSPIPITVSFDPNTLDPIVQMHQKSAEIKREIPTYKIAVALGLKIEDLDSNDFVPTIVKTEVAHTMVPIKNSQLLNECVPDNKLLIEISKEYQSEGFYCFTISPNEDHIVETRFFNPIIGINEDPATGTAAGPLIGFLTQKKFTKSNHEYKILQGVKLKQASMIEVMNRANDILVGGSSVITMRGELYL, encoded by the coding sequence ATGAAAGGAAGAACAGCATTGGAATATTACGTTTTAGATGTATTCTCAAATAAAAGCTACAAAGGCAACCCGTTGTCGGTCGTTTTTACGGATGGTAATCTAGACATCGAAACTTATAAAGATATTGCAAAAGAATTTGGCTATTCTGAAACTTCATTTGTTTATTACTCCAAAGATCAAAAAGCGCTAAATGTGCGTTCGTTTACACCTATCGGTTTTGAAATTGATGGCGCAGGACATAATTTATTGGGTGCCGTTTGCGGAGCATTGCTAAAAGAAATACCCATTTTTGAGGAACAGGACGAGCACAACCGTTTTGTAATCATGAAGAATTCTCCAATACCAATCACCGTAAGCTTTGATCCTAACACACTTGATCCTATCGTGCAAATGCACCAAAAATCGGCTGAGATTAAACGAGAAATTCCAACTTATAAAATAGCCGTAGCACTGGGTTTAAAGATTGAAGACTTGGACAGTAACGACTTTGTGCCTACCATTGTAAAAACCGAAGTTGCCCACACTATGGTTCCAATCAAGAACAGTCAATTGCTGAACGAATGTGTTCCCGATAATAAATTGCTAATCGAGATTTCGAAAGAATACCAATCCGAAGGTTTTTATTGTTTTACCATTAGTCCAAATGAAGACCATATTGTCGAAACACGATTCTTTAATCCGATCATCGGAATAAACGAAGACCCTGCTACCGGAACCGCCGCCGGACCACTGATTGGCTTTTTGACTCAGAAGAAATTTACGAAATCCAATCACGAATATAAAATTCTACAAGGAGTTAAATTAAAACAAGCGTCGATGATTGAAGTCATGAACAGAGCCAATGATATTTTGGTTGGAGGTTCGTCTGTTATAACAATGCGCGGAGAACTATACTTATAA
- a CDS encoding DinB family protein, whose protein sequence is MKKLVTPLLLLCFVLAHAQTQKTVSSDWTSFNQTIEIQSPVKKKFRVIASVKVETTEPKSWAGVWARVDTKNDEDGFFDNMSDRPVKSNEWKSYTVEGTIDKNSKSLSFGGLCLYNGKFYFDKFELLIENDKGVFEPLAVLNPSFETPLKNGEIPKWGLGISKDAYVKVKEYKITLDKSSTDGKNSLLLEGSGIKPRLEAKIGNVEGASPKIGDMISMLEDLKARVERAVKNMSPYEIDYLHDEQANRIGSLVMHLAAAEKYYQVFTFENRGFNEEEKKKWDAALNLDQGGRDEFKGHDVQYYLDIYNEVRAKTIEELKKRDDAWFAEVQQRYDWTNQYCWFHVMEHQSSHLGQILFLKKRIPPQQKPTLPKEIKK, encoded by the coding sequence ATGAAAAAATTGGTAACCCCCTTGTTGCTTTTATGTTTTGTTTTGGCTCATGCCCAAACACAAAAGACGGTTTCGAGTGATTGGACATCTTTCAATCAGACGATAGAAATTCAATCTCCTGTAAAGAAAAAGTTCAGAGTAATTGCATCGGTAAAAGTAGAGACTACCGAACCTAAGTCCTGGGCAGGAGTTTGGGCCAGAGTAGATACCAAGAATGACGAGGACGGTTTTTTTGATAATATGAGTGACAGACCTGTTAAATCAAACGAATGGAAATCGTATACTGTGGAAGGGACCATCGATAAAAATAGTAAATCATTGAGTTTTGGAGGTCTTTGTTTGTATAACGGGAAGTTTTATTTTGATAAATTCGAATTGCTGATCGAAAACGACAAAGGTGTTTTTGAACCATTGGCAGTTTTAAATCCAAGTTTTGAAACACCTTTAAAAAATGGTGAGATTCCGAAATGGGGTCTGGGCATTTCAAAAGATGCTTATGTAAAAGTGAAAGAGTATAAAATTACACTTGACAAATCCAGTACCGACGGTAAAAACAGTTTGCTGCTGGAAGGAAGCGGTATTAAACCAAGATTAGAAGCGAAAATTGGGAATGTGGAAGGCGCATCGCCAAAAATTGGAGACATGATATCGATGCTTGAAGACCTTAAGGCTCGTGTAGAAAGAGCGGTGAAGAATATGAGTCCATACGAAATTGATTATTTGCATGACGAACAAGCCAACCGAATCGGATCATTGGTAATGCACCTTGCGGCTGCCGAAAAGTATTATCAGGTTTTTACCTTCGAAAACAGAGGGTTTAATGAAGAAGAGAAGAAAAAATGGGATGCTGCCTTAAACTTAGATCAGGGCGGACGTGATGAATTTAAGGGGCACGACGTACAATATTATTTAGATATTTATAATGAAGTAAGAGCTAAAACTATTGAGGAATTAAAGAAAAGAGATGATGCCTGGTTTGCTGAAGTTCAGCAAAGATACGATTGGACAAACCAATATTGCTGGTTTCATGTTATGGAGCATCAATCCAGCCATTTAGGACAGATTCTGTTTTTAAAGAAACGAATTCCGCCTCAGCAGAAACCAACATTACCAAAGGAAATTAAAAAATAA
- a CDS encoding CDGSH iron-sulfur domain-containing protein codes for MSKTKLIINKNGSIKIEGDFEIMDSEGAVYGLQGRSALGLCRCGLSANKPFCDGGHRNNFEHESKAFDLPPMKTN; via the coding sequence ATGAGCAAGACAAAACTGATTATCAATAAAAACGGATCAATAAAAATAGAAGGCGATTTCGAAATCATGGATTCTGAAGGAGCTGTTTACGGACTACAAGGAAGATCTGCATTGGGTCTTTGCCGTTGCGGATTATCGGCAAACAAGCCTTTTTGCGATGGCGGACACCGTAATAATTTCGAACACGAGTCAAAAGCATTTGATTTACCACCAATGAAAACAAACTAA
- the metG gene encoding methionine--tRNA ligase, whose translation MIQNPKRYTITAALPYTNGPIHIGHLAGVYVPADIYSRYLRLQGKDVAFICGSDEHGVAISMKAKKEGVTPQQVIDKYDGVIRKSFADFGISFDNYSRTSAKIHHDTASEFFRTLYDKGDFIEEITEQLYDAKANQFLADRFVVGTCPKCGNEEAYGDQCEKCGSTLNATDLINPKSTITGETPILKSTKHWFLPLDRYTDFLTEWILVGHKNDWKPNVYGQVKSWVDGGLEPRAVTRDLDWGIDVPVEGAEGKKLYVWFDAPIGYISSTKEWAAREGKDWEPYWKDEDTKLVHFIGKDNIVFHCIIFPAMLKAEGSYILPDNVPANEFLNLEGNKLSTSKNWAVWLHEYLEEFPEKQDVLRYALTSNAPETKDNDFTWKDFQARNNNELVAIFGNFINRVVVLTNKYYDGFIPKPNDFNEVDEAALAELKAYPAVISSSVERYRFREALGELMNVARLGNKYLADEEPWKVMKDNPERVKTQMYVALQIAAALSILAEPFLPFTAAKLSKILKNEGKLKWNDVAENSELIPEGHQIGEAELLFAKIEDEEIQKQIDKLEATKTANLAESKQPEPQKELIQFEDFAKMDIRVGTILEAEKMPKANKLLVLKVDTGIDVRTIVSGIAESFSPEEIIGKRVSVLANLAPRALRGVESQGMILMTTNAEGKLVFINPDADAPNGETVN comes from the coding sequence ATGATACAGAATCCAAAGAGATATACTATTACGGCAGCCTTACCATACACCAACGGACCTATCCATATTGGCCATTTGGCGGGGGTTTACGTGCCTGCAGATATATATTCGAGATATTTACGTTTACAAGGAAAAGATGTTGCGTTTATTTGCGGAAGCGATGAACACGGTGTTGCAATTTCGATGAAAGCCAAAAAAGAAGGAGTTACGCCACAACAAGTTATTGATAAATACGACGGTGTGATCCGTAAATCGTTTGCTGATTTCGGAATTTCATTTGACAATTATTCCAGAACTTCAGCTAAAATTCACCATGATACGGCTTCGGAATTCTTTAGAACCCTGTATGATAAAGGCGATTTTATTGAAGAAATAACCGAACAATTGTACGATGCCAAAGCCAATCAGTTTTTAGCGGATCGTTTTGTGGTTGGAACCTGCCCGAAATGTGGTAATGAAGAAGCATATGGAGATCAGTGTGAAAAATGCGGATCGACTTTAAATGCGACGGACCTGATTAACCCAAAATCGACAATTACCGGAGAAACGCCAATCTTAAAATCAACGAAACACTGGTTTTTACCCTTGGACAGATATACCGATTTCTTAACAGAATGGATTTTGGTTGGACATAAAAACGACTGGAAACCCAATGTTTACGGACAAGTAAAATCATGGGTTGACGGCGGACTTGAGCCTCGTGCGGTAACGCGTGACCTTGACTGGGGAATTGATGTTCCGGTTGAAGGTGCCGAAGGAAAAAAATTATACGTTTGGTTTGATGCCCCTATCGGATACATCTCGTCTACTAAAGAATGGGCTGCCCGTGAAGGAAAAGACTGGGAACCTTACTGGAAAGACGAAGACACCAAACTAGTTCACTTTATAGGGAAAGACAATATTGTTTTTCACTGTATTATTTTCCCGGCGATGTTAAAAGCCGAAGGAAGTTATATTTTACCGGACAACGTACCTGCAAATGAGTTTTTGAATTTGGAAGGAAACAAACTTTCGACTTCTAAAAACTGGGCAGTTTGGTTACACGAATATTTAGAAGAGTTTCCGGAGAAACAAGATGTCTTGCGTTATGCCTTAACGTCAAACGCACCTGAAACTAAAGACAACGATTTTACCTGGAAAGATTTTCAGGCGAGAAATAACAACGAACTGGTAGCGATTTTTGGAAATTTCATCAATCGTGTAGTCGTTTTAACCAATAAATATTACGACGGATTTATTCCAAAACCGAATGATTTCAACGAAGTTGACGAGGCTGCTTTGGCAGAATTGAAAGCTTACCCGGCTGTTATTTCAAGTTCGGTTGAGCGTTACAGATTCCGTGAAGCTTTAGGTGAATTGATGAATGTAGCTCGTTTAGGAAATAAATATTTAGCCGACGAAGAGCCTTGGAAAGTAATGAAAGACAATCCGGAGCGTGTAAAAACTCAAATGTATGTAGCCTTACAAATCGCTGCTGCGCTGAGCATTTTGGCTGAACCGTTTTTACCTTTTACTGCCGCTAAATTATCCAAAATCCTGAAAAATGAAGGCAAACTGAAATGGAATGATGTTGCTGAAAATTCAGAATTGATTCCGGAAGGCCACCAAATAGGAGAAGCCGAATTACTTTTCGCAAAAATTGAAGACGAAGAAATTCAAAAACAAATAGACAAATTGGAAGCTACAAAAACCGCTAACCTTGCCGAAAGCAAACAACCTGAGCCACAAAAAGAACTCATTCAATTTGAAGATTTCGCTAAAATGGATATTCGTGTTGGAACTATTTTGGAAGCAGAAAAAATGCCAAAAGCCAACAAACTTCTGGTACTGAAAGTAGATACCGGAATTGATGTTCGTACAATCGTTTCAGGAATTGCAGAGAGTTTTTCTCCGGAAGAGATCATCGGAAAACGTGTTTCGGTTTTGGCCAACTTAGCGCCAAGAGCACTTCGCGGTGTAGAAAGTCAGGGAATGATCCTGATGACTACAAATGCCGAAGGAAAACTTGTTTTCATCAATCCGGATGCCGATGCTCCGAATGGTGAAACGGTAAACTAA